In Aquimarina sp. TRL1, a single window of DNA contains:
- a CDS encoding 1-acyl-sn-glycerol-3-phosphate acyltransferase, which translates to MKTLSSFIYYRLMKWKMIGSFKEDTIKKCIIIVVPHTSWHDFYIGLLVRKIAGIKISFIGKKELFRWPFGWYFKKVGGIPIDRTRGQNKVELIAEEFAKRKELRIALAPEGTRKKVSSWKTGFYYIAQKAQIPIIMVTFDFGKKQNVISAPFYPTDDIESDLAYMYQFFDGVKGKVPEYSFTID; encoded by the coding sequence ATGAAAACCCTATCATCTTTTATTTACTATCGTTTGATGAAATGGAAAATGATAGGTTCTTTTAAGGAAGATACGATCAAAAAATGTATAATAATTGTTGTGCCACATACTAGTTGGCATGACTTTTATATCGGTTTGTTAGTTCGAAAAATAGCAGGAATCAAAATTAGTTTTATAGGAAAAAAAGAACTATTTAGATGGCCTTTTGGATGGTATTTTAAGAAAGTAGGAGGGATTCCTATTGATCGAACCCGTGGACAGAATAAGGTAGAACTCATTGCAGAGGAGTTTGCAAAGAGAAAAGAACTTAGAATCGCATTAGCCCCAGAAGGAACCAGAAAAAAAGTGTCTTCATGGAAAACGGGTTTCTATTACATCGCTCAGAAGGCTCAGATACCGATTATCATGGTTACTTTTGATTTTGGAAAAAAACAAAATGTAATATCAGCACCTTTTTATCCAACTGATGATATAGAAAGTGATTTAGCGTATATGTATCAATTTTTTGATGGTGTCAAGGGGAAAGTTCCTGAATATAGTTTTACAATCGATTGA